One genomic region from Glaciimonas sp. PAMC28666 encodes:
- the moaC gene encoding cyclic pyranopterin monophosphate synthase MoaC — protein MPNKTSPVTPSAISPLTHFDQSGQAHMVDVGAKPDTHRTAVAAGNIRMQAETLALITSGNAKKGDVLGIARIAAIMATKRTSDLIPLCHPLALTRVKVDFSIDVPQSTISCTVQAETIGKTGVEMEALTAVQIGLLTIYDMCKAVDRGMVITDIRVLEKHGGKSGEWSVALPMTDTTSL, from the coding sequence ATGCCTAATAAAACGTCTCCGGTTACGCCTTCTGCCATTTCTCCTTTAACCCATTTTGATCAGAGTGGGCAAGCCCACATGGTCGACGTCGGCGCAAAGCCAGACACGCACCGCACCGCCGTCGCCGCCGGAAACATACGCATGCAAGCGGAAACGTTAGCGCTTATCACGTCAGGTAATGCCAAGAAAGGTGACGTCCTCGGCATCGCCCGAATCGCTGCCATTATGGCGACCAAGCGTACCAGTGACCTGATCCCTCTTTGTCATCCGCTGGCGTTAACCCGGGTCAAGGTCGATTTTTCTATAGACGTCCCCCAGTCCACCATCAGCTGCACCGTGCAAGCAGAAACAATCGGCAAAACCGGCGTGGAAATGGAAGCGCTGACGGCCGTCCAGATCGGTTTGCTGACCATATACGATATGTGCAAAGCCGTTGACCGGGGCATGGTGATAACGGATATACGGGTGCTGGAAAAACATGGCGGGAAGTCTGGAGAGTGGAGTGTCGCACTGCCGATGACTGATACGACCTCGCTTTGA
- a CDS encoding phasin family protein has protein sequence MLTIPEQMSAAVKTNAEAQHTIFANLFDKLHERLEELTRLNMEVVKASLAESTAYARELIGAKNSQDFFSISTAHNQREIQSATYYANEAMRIVSATKDVCHRAMTENIAETSRYGSGLLMEFTKNIPSTTEQMADLVKTTWSASSDAVTKTVDENAATQQKEQSKDAPTNQSARKNNPDQTGNRTTH, from the coding sequence ATGCTTACCATTCCTGAACAAATGTCTGCCGCCGTTAAGACGAACGCGGAAGCGCAACATACCATTTTTGCAAATCTATTCGATAAATTACACGAGCGCCTTGAAGAGTTGACAAGACTCAATATGGAGGTCGTCAAAGCATCGTTAGCAGAATCGACGGCCTACGCCAGAGAACTCATTGGCGCAAAAAATTCTCAGGATTTTTTTTCGATCAGCACAGCACATAATCAACGCGAAATTCAAAGCGCGACTTATTACGCCAACGAAGCGATGCGCATCGTTTCCGCCACAAAAGACGTGTGCCATCGGGCCATGACGGAAAACATCGCAGAAACCAGCCGCTACGGATCAGGCTTATTAATGGAGTTTACAAAAAACATACCCTCTACAACGGAACAGATGGCTGATCTCGTCAAAACGACGTGGAGCGCTTCCAGCGACGCCGTTACGAAGACAGTCGACGAAAATGCTGCAACTCAGCAAAAGGAACAATCGAAGGATGCTCCCACCAATCAGTCAGCCCGCAAAAATAATCCGGATCAAACTGGTAACCGGACGACCCATTAA